GGGACGGGTCGACTTTACTGAATACCTTGACGTGCATTACGTGCCCGGCACCGGCGAAATCTTGATCTTTACTGCAGCGTTGTTCGGCGGAGGCCTTGGCTTTTTGTGGTACAATGCCCCACCAGCGGCTGTTTTTATGGGCGATACCGGCTCGCTGGCTCTGGGCGGTGCATTGGGCGCCATCGCTCTGGTCATCAAACATGAACTGGTTCTGGCCATTGTCGGCGGGTTATTCGTGGTCGAGGCGCTGAGCGTGATTATTCAGGTGCTGTATTACAAACGCACCGGCAAGCGGGTGTTCTTGATGGCCCCGATCCACCATCATTACGAGAAAAAGGGCTGGGCTGAGCCCACAATTGTGATCCGGTTCTGGATCATCTCGCTGATCCTGGCGATGATCGGCCTGGCAACCCTAAAAGTACGCTAACAACGTCCTCTTTGGCCCGGCACTGCTGGGCCAGAGCAATTGGCCAATCCAAAAGTCGGCCTTCGGCAAAGCCACAATATTGCGCTTCTGCTCGGTCAAGGCCGGCTCTGCTTTAAGTAGCAAATGAAACCTTTCAACTTCTCCGCGACCTGCTAGAGTGGGACGCAACTGAATTGAGGGTTTCATTATGAACGATTTGATTGAAAATTGGGGCGGTCTATTTGATATCGCCGTCTTTCTGGTGGCCGTAGCCGGAGTGTCGACGACCGCCATCCTCTTGGTTCACAGAAATAGAACGGTGACAAAAGTAGCCGACATTGAACAAGAACGCGACGCTTTGCGCATGACAAATGTGCAGCAGGCGGCCCGGCTAAATGCTGTTGACCCGGAGCGGTTTCTGGACACCATTGCCGACCTGACGTCCAGGGCAGACTATCGCGGGCAGGACACCGCAGCCGGGACCTATATTGAAGCTCATGCAATTGCTCTTGGCCGGGCAGCTGAGATCCTTGCAGAACAGCGCATTCTGGATAGCGAGTCGGATGGAAAAGATGCAGCATATAACGCCAATCGCTATGCAAGACTTGGCTTGGCAGCGTGCCCTGGATCTGGACGACTTGTGGCGTTGGAAAAATTCACATTGCAAAGGGCCCAGGATATCGACCTTGGTCATCCAATTGAAGTGCTGGATTGGGATCAAACCTATGATGTCGACCTGAAACGTCTTTCCGTTGAGTTATTTGACAGGGGACATTATCAGCTGGCAGAAATCGTCGCCCGCAGATCTGTCGCGCTGACAGAAAAGGGATCCGGGCATTTCCCCGGTATCGTGGCGCTTCATGGGAAAGTGTTGGCAAAATTGGGCGTCTATGATGCGGCCGAACCGCTGTGTCGCGCGGCGGTGGAGGCCTCCCGAAAGATGCAGGATACAAATTCGTCTGACTACAGCTCTCAGCTGAACAACTTAGCCGACCTGTTGCAGACGACACGCCGCTACGATGAGGCGGAACCGTTATACAGAGAGGCGCTGGTTGTGATCGGTAAAACGCGCGGCACAGAGCACCCTGATTATGTTGCCCAGTTAAATAAGCTTGCCGGATTGCTAGAGTCGGCGGGACGACCCGGTGAGGCCAAGCCACTGTATCACGAAGTGCTGAAAATCGGACGTAAGGCACTGGGGGCCGCATATCCTGATTTTGACATCGACCTGAAAAACCAGGCACGGGTGCTGCATCAATCAGGGCGGTCATCCGAGACTGAACCGCTTCACCGCGAGGCACAGGCAGTGTTTGAACGTGTTCGTGGAATGGCAACGAAAGTGGCCGACGTAACCCATGAGAGTCTCGACGCTGAGCACACTACGCGCCCGAACTAGCCCGCTTGCAATTTCCCCGATCTGCGGTGCAGGGTGCGGTGAATTTGACTAGC
This portion of the Parasedimentitalea marina genome encodes:
- a CDS encoding tetratricopeptide repeat protein gives rise to the protein MNDLIENWGGLFDIAVFLVAVAGVSTTAILLVHRNRTVTKVADIEQERDALRMTNVQQAARLNAVDPERFLDTIADLTSRADYRGQDTAAGTYIEAHAIALGRAAEILAEQRILDSESDGKDAAYNANRYARLGLAACPGSGRLVALEKFTLQRAQDIDLGHPIEVLDWDQTYDVDLKRLSVELFDRGHYQLAEIVARRSVALTEKGSGHFPGIVALHGKVLAKLGVYDAAEPLCRAAVEASRKMQDTNSSDYSSQLNNLADLLQTTRRYDEAEPLYREALVVIGKTRGTEHPDYVAQLNKLAGLLESAGRPGEAKPLYHEVLKIGRKALGAAYPDFDIDLKNQARVLHQSGRSSETEPLHREAQAVFERVRGMATKVADVTHESLDAEHTTRPN